Proteins encoded together in one Coffea arabica cultivar ET-39 chromosome 2c, Coffea Arabica ET-39 HiFi, whole genome shotgun sequence window:
- the LOC140035849 gene encoding uncharacterized protein has product MNNQKDISNDNQEINRKRKTNDNNNHHEFQIPRKFSSSDHLVEDDDNDLLTLSLSFRPAAIRPRKHSPIHQQPPLPPPPSMQQHQPFIPQPPPPPSYPLYMPPVPMRQQTQSPHLLPDTSSLPTLRAVVHRQEPSSASAGQSRPARPRRNPSQAPHEGKSETVPAPFPWATTRRASVYSLNYLLSKQIFKISGEVQCKRCEKRYEMEYDLREKFIEVGSFIAENKSGMHDRAPGVWMNPVLPACKLCEQDNCVKPIIPEKKKAINWLFLLLGQMLGCCTLEQLKYFCKHTKNHRTGAKDRVLYLTYLGLCKQLDPNGPFDR; this is encoded by the coding sequence GATAATCAAGAAATCAACAGAAAGAGAAAAACCAACGACAACAACAACCACCATGAATTTCAGATCCCAAGAAAATTCTCTTCTTCTGATCACCTCGTTGAAGATGACGACAATGATCTTTTAACCCTTTCCCTTTCGTTTCGCCCAGCAGCCATCAGGCCCCGAAAACATTCCCCAATACACCAACAACCACCACTTCCGCCACCCCCCTCCATGCAACAACATCAGCCATTCATACCCcagccgccgccgccgccatcCTACCCTCTCTACATGCCGCCCGTGCCAATGCGTCAGCAGACGCAGTCGCCTCATCTTCTCCCTGACACATCATCACTCCCCACGCTGCGAGCAGTAGTTCATCGTCAAGAACCTTCCTCGGCCTCGGCTGGTCAGTCCCGCCCTGCTCGCCCCCGCCGAAACCCTTCCCAAGCACCACACGAAGGGAAGAGCGAAACGGTTCCTGCACCGTTCCCATGGGCCACCACCCGCCGCGCCTCAGTCTACAGCCTCAACTATTTGTTATCAAAACAAATCTTCAAGATCAGCGGGGAAGTCCAATGCAAAAGATGCGAAAAGCGGTACGAGATGGAGTACGATTTGAGGGAAAAGTTCATTGAAGTTGGGAGTTTCATTGCTGAGAACAAAAGCGGCATGCATGACAGAGCCCCTGGGGTTTGGATGAACCCGGTTCTACCAGCTTGCAAGTTATGTGAACAAGACAATTGCGTTAAGCCCATCATTCCCGAAAAGAAGAAAGCCATTAATTGGTTGTTCTTGCTCTTGGGTCAGATGCTTGGTTGTTGTACGTTGGAGCAGCTTAAATATTTCTGCAAGCATACCAAGAATCATCGTACGGGGGCCAAAGATCGTGTCCTTTATCTTACGTACCTTGGTTTGTGCAAACAGCTTGATCCCAATGGGCCTTTTGATCgctga